One stretch of Thermogemmatispora onikobensis DNA includes these proteins:
- a CDS encoding DUF2298 domain-containing protein — MLDLLLMWALVELLGLLCLPLTVTVLCNLPDRGWAFSKALALALFAFCVWLPLMCVHSWPFSRAFIAGVFVLLLIPALAGLLLMRATLFKLVRANVVYLVGCELVFLGMVFLLGWIRSYGPDIRGFEMFMDEGFIAAIMRSPHLPPNDMWYAGYPINYYYYAHFTIVVLAKLLGQSPSIAFNTGICVFFGLTAVNLFGVTCNIIAWARHARAAGLPPDDGRAEAPAQTFPRLTAAIPYGLLTMALGLILGNLAATQQWWRDHGDLSQFDWFAPSRVVDKTINEFPAFSFLLSCFHAHVLALAFTILAIALAFNLFLEREGLGIFIFGRGWRLPLTLGATALVIGALFTMNGWDYPTYLGLTLVCIALQQWLIHGRRFRGTFLVDVAAAAIPLIILSLAFYLPFYLSFVSPSQGIGVVGPADRSSPGQEILIYGLFAFVFLSLLVAGVARLPAFAEEEAATEKEETSAASAPGWLKWLVRFSAQWLSFWVIALLGLLTLLLMRNSGTFVAAGVLAAVGAVLVLSHLRDRALAFTLLLGSLAFALVAGCEVFYLRDVFADSYPRMNTVFKFYFQSWAQLSIACGAALFFILEALRPGEMVAPLQRLLSEGLQVVWTAALCLLLLAGAVYPVAGSYARTEHFAQRSNSLDGLTYLSQTDPSDYAAIRWLNTHVDGDPVIVEAVGPDYSDYAHVSAFTGLPTIMGWVGHEYQWRVNWLNNLAYAADFNRRASDVATIYTSPQANVVRSLLTLYHVTYVYVGPLELAKYQTINLGHFPSFLQVVYSAEGVTIYKVVLS, encoded by the coding sequence ATGCTTGACTTGCTCTTGATGTGGGCGTTGGTGGAGCTGCTGGGCCTGCTCTGCCTGCCATTGACTGTCACGGTCTTGTGCAACCTCCCAGACCGCGGCTGGGCCTTTAGCAAGGCCCTGGCGCTGGCGCTCTTCGCTTTCTGTGTGTGGCTGCCTTTGATGTGCGTCCATTCGTGGCCCTTCAGCCGCGCCTTCATCGCCGGCGTCTTCGTGCTGCTGCTGATCCCTGCTCTTGCGGGCCTGCTGCTGATGCGTGCGACGCTCTTCAAGCTGGTGCGTGCGAATGTGGTCTATCTGGTCGGTTGCGAGCTGGTCTTCCTGGGCATGGTCTTTTTGCTCGGCTGGATTCGCTCCTATGGCCCTGATATCCGCGGCTTTGAGATGTTCATGGATGAGGGCTTTATTGCTGCAATTATGCGCAGTCCTCATCTACCGCCAAATGATATGTGGTATGCTGGCTACCCGATCAATTACTACTACTACGCTCACTTTACGATCGTGGTACTGGCAAAGCTGCTGGGACAATCCCCGTCTATCGCTTTTAATACAGGGATCTGTGTCTTCTTCGGGCTGACGGCGGTGAACCTCTTCGGCGTGACCTGCAATATCATCGCCTGGGCCAGGCATGCCCGTGCTGCTGGCTTACCCCCTGATGATGGACGTGCTGAGGCGCCAGCTCAGACTTTCCCGCGCCTGACGGCAGCTATCCCTTACGGACTGCTGACAATGGCGCTCGGTTTGATACTGGGCAATCTGGCCGCAACGCAGCAGTGGTGGCGTGATCATGGCGACCTCAGTCAGTTCGATTGGTTTGCCCCCTCACGGGTGGTTGATAAGACGATCAATGAATTCCCCGCTTTCAGCTTTCTGCTTTCCTGCTTCCATGCCCATGTGCTGGCTCTGGCGTTCACGATTCTGGCGATCGCTTTGGCTTTCAATCTCTTCCTGGAACGTGAGGGGCTGGGGATCTTCATCTTTGGACGTGGCTGGCGTCTGCCGTTGACCCTGGGCGCGACAGCACTGGTCATCGGGGCCCTCTTCACGATGAATGGTTGGGATTATCCGACCTATCTGGGCCTGACCCTGGTCTGTATTGCTCTACAACAGTGGTTGATTCATGGGCGCCGCTTCCGGGGGACATTCCTGGTGGATGTTGCTGCGGCGGCGATTCCCCTGATCATTCTCTCGCTGGCCTTCTATTTGCCTTTCTATTTGAGCTTTGTGTCGCCATCTCAGGGAATCGGGGTGGTTGGTCCTGCTGATCGCTCGTCCCCGGGCCAAGAGATTCTGATCTATGGCCTGTTCGCTTTCGTCTTTCTCTCTCTGCTGGTGGCGGGTGTGGCCAGATTGCCCGCCTTTGCTGAGGAGGAGGCCGCCACGGAGAAGGAAGAGACCTCGGCTGCTTCTGCTCCCGGTTGGCTCAAGTGGTTGGTGCGCTTCAGCGCTCAGTGGTTGAGCTTCTGGGTGATTGCTCTGCTGGGCCTGCTGACGCTGCTTCTGATGCGCAATAGCGGTACATTTGTGGCGGCGGGCGTTCTGGCGGCAGTGGGGGCTGTTCTGGTCCTCTCTCACCTGCGCGATAGGGCCTTGGCTTTTACCCTGTTGCTTGGCTCGCTGGCTTTTGCTCTGGTGGCCGGCTGTGAGGTGTTCTATCTGCGCGATGTTTTTGCCGATAGCTACCCACGCATGAATACGGTCTTTAAGTTTTATTTCCAGTCGTGGGCTCAGCTCTCAATTGCCTGTGGGGCTGCTCTCTTCTTTATCCTGGAGGCCCTGCGTCCTGGGGAGATGGTGGCGCCGCTGCAGCGTCTGCTGTCCGAGGGTCTGCAGGTGGTGTGGACGGCGGCCCTTTGCCTCTTGTTGCTGGCTGGAGCGGTCTATCCAGTGGCCGGAAGCTATGCCCGCACAGAGCATTTCGCGCAACGGAGCAATAGCCTGGATGGGCTGACCTATCTTTCCCAGACCGATCCCAGCGATTATGCAGCGATTCGCTGGCTGAATACCCATGTCGATGGCGACCCTGTCATTGTGGAGGCGGTTGGCCCGGACTATAGCGACTACGCTCATGTCTCGGCCTTTACTGGCTTGCCGACCATTATGGGCTGGGTTGGCCATGAGTATCAGTGGCGGGTGAATTGGTTGAATAATCTGGCCTATGCCGCCGATTTTAACCGACGAGCCAGCGATGTAGCAACGATCTATACCAGTCCTCAAGCCAATGTTGTCCGCTCGCTGCTGACGCTTTATCATGTGACCTATGTCTATGTGGGACCGCTGGAGTTGGCGAAGTATCAGACGATCAATCTTGGTCACTTCCCTTCGTTCTTACAGGTCGTCTACTCCGCTGAGGGTGTGACAATCTATAAGGTCGTGCTGTCATAG
- a CDS encoding phospholipid carrier-dependent glycosyltransferase: MKLVIRWRPLALIALTVLGLALRLYGLNWDDGNSFHPDEREILFHVVAIARPTSWAQFLDAAHSPLNPQFFAYGSFPIYLLAAVGTVLKPFFPALANFAALTLLGRVISALFDSGTIALTALLALFLVEDEQPGRPRSWVVALLTAALMVFTPLQLQLSHFYAVDTILVFFVTLTVLACVALVKSERPLRWALLAGVGYGLALATKFSAAPLIVPLALAFGLRWWRQGSLHGWGLFALSLATTGLVFFVTMPYALLDARDFLQQVSFQGDLARGLIDLPYVRQFAGTTPYLYELQNMVLWGQGLTLGLAALAGLLWLCWYLLRHRLLSAWLVPLSWIVIYGAITGSFYVKFMRYMLPLYPFLALLAALLLLQLQDWLERWLTSSRVQVQDKAGMGRGHLAGVVGYGLVGVVLAGTIFQGLALLNVYSEPNTRVMASRWIYAHLPPGSVLTYEQWDDPLPVPVDGHDPGLYRQATYLNAAGQPQTGLDLYGDDTPQKACTLARLLPTIDAITMPTDRLDKSIPRLPARYPLTIRYYQLLFSEQLGFRLAAQFVVRPHLFGITLDDSGADESYSVFDHPVARVFVRDTPYPYTPQQLFEKLVAGVHWPQPQPVSSLSCAFSTP, translated from the coding sequence GTGAAGCTTGTTATTCGCTGGCGTCCACTTGCGCTGATCGCCTTGACGGTGCTCGGCTTAGCGCTTCGCCTCTATGGTCTGAATTGGGATGATGGTAATAGTTTCCATCCCGATGAGCGCGAGATTCTCTTTCACGTGGTGGCGATCGCTCGGCCCACCAGCTGGGCCCAGTTTCTGGACGCCGCTCACTCTCCTCTGAATCCACAGTTCTTTGCTTACGGCTCGTTCCCGATCTATCTGCTGGCTGCGGTGGGCACGGTCCTGAAGCCGTTCTTCCCCGCTCTGGCAAATTTTGCCGCGCTCACACTGTTAGGCCGCGTGATTTCGGCCCTCTTTGATAGTGGGACCATTGCGCTCACCGCTCTGTTGGCGCTCTTCTTGGTGGAAGACGAACAGCCGGGCCGGCCTCGCTCCTGGGTGGTGGCTTTGCTGACTGCCGCCTTGATGGTGTTTACTCCCCTGCAGTTACAGCTCTCACATTTTTATGCCGTCGATACCATTCTGGTCTTTTTTGTCACTCTCACCGTGCTGGCATGTGTAGCTCTGGTCAAAAGTGAGCGGCCACTCCGCTGGGCACTCCTGGCCGGTGTGGGCTATGGCCTGGCGCTCGCGACTAAGTTTAGCGCGGCTCCCTTGATCGTGCCTCTGGCGCTGGCTTTTGGACTGCGTTGGTGGCGTCAAGGCTCCCTGCATGGCTGGGGTCTGTTTGCACTCTCGCTGGCCACGACTGGACTGGTCTTCTTTGTGACCATGCCCTATGCTTTGCTCGATGCGCGGGACTTTCTCCAGCAGGTCTCGTTTCAGGGGGACCTGGCCCGCGGTCTGATCGATCTGCCCTATGTGCGCCAGTTCGCTGGTACGACCCCCTATCTTTACGAGCTGCAGAATATGGTCCTGTGGGGCCAGGGCCTGACATTGGGTCTGGCGGCCCTGGCTGGCTTGCTCTGGCTCTGTTGGTATCTGCTCAGACACCGCCTGCTCTCAGCCTGGCTGGTTCCGCTCTCCTGGATCGTGATCTACGGCGCTATTACGGGCAGTTTCTACGTCAAGTTTATGCGCTATATGCTGCCGCTCTATCCTTTCCTCGCCTTGCTGGCCGCGCTTCTGTTGCTGCAGCTTCAGGATTGGCTGGAGCGCTGGCTAACGAGCAGCCGGGTCCAGGTCCAGGATAAGGCTGGAATGGGCCGCGGGCACCTGGCGGGCGTTGTTGGCTATGGACTAGTGGGGGTGGTTTTGGCTGGCACGATCTTTCAGGGGCTGGCTTTGTTGAATGTATATAGCGAGCCAAATACGCGAGTAATGGCTTCGCGCTGGATTTATGCGCATCTGCCACCGGGCAGTGTGTTGACCTACGAGCAGTGGGATGATCCTTTACCTGTGCCGGTTGATGGGCACGATCCCGGTCTCTATCGGCAGGCAACCTATTTGAACGCTGCTGGCCAGCCTCAAACTGGCCTGGATCTCTATGGAGATGATACACCGCAGAAGGCCTGTACCCTGGCCAGGCTCTTGCCGACAATCGATGCGATTACGATGCCTACTGATCGCCTCGACAAGTCGATCCCGCGCTTGCCTGCACGCTATCCGCTCACGATTCGCTACTATCAGCTTCTGTTTAGTGAACAGCTGGGTTTCCGTCTGGCTGCTCAGTTTGTGGTGCGTCCGCATCTCTTTGGTATTACGCTCGACGACAGCGGAGCCGATGAGAGTTATTCGGTCTTTGACCATCCGGTCGCTCGCGTCTTTGTGCGTGATACTCCCTATCCGTATACGCCGCAACAGCTCTTTGAGAAGCTCGTGGCTGGAGTGCACTGGCCCCAGCCCCAGCCTGTCAGTTCGCTGAGCTGTGCCTTCTCGACGCCTTAG
- a CDS encoding acyl-CoA dehydrogenase family protein, whose translation MPALDEQSLMPGTEGINFYEADPILEQLLQRHLSFEDYERAQPLLLSMGAVASERMDELAAIADRHGPVLRQYDRRGQRIDEVTFHPAYHELERIAYQDFAIAACTHREGALGWPGHVPQPIKFALAYLGMQAEAGVFCPVSMTDALARVLERYGDEFLKQRFLPHLTALSLDQLQQGAMFLTEKQGGSDVGQTATIARRHEINEGSSQNEAESWPQWQLWGEKWFCSNVSADLILTLARPSGAPAGTRGLGLFLVPRRLPDGRRNAYTINRLKEKLGTRSLATGEVTLEGALAYQVGALERGFVQMTEMINLTRIWAAIGSLAAMRRSLLEATVHAHGRIVFGRRLCDHPLMRRQLVDLLLEVEGCAALAFETTAVLERVDRYGREEDRRLLRILTPLCKYYIPKRGEYVTLEALEMRGGNGYVEDWVNPRLLRDAIVNAIWEGASNVIVLDVARAMSREGSHQQLFTWLEERLRALQDPELAESVHDLQTSLQHLASRFEALMTLDPDSAQLPLRGLVERLAQVTIAMLLLEQAATSRRTSQRGGPRQRLVAELFMRRHLQPHPDGWQADNDRRPLEQFEVLIQGAVRFRQGT comes from the coding sequence GTGCCTGCACTGGACGAGCAGAGCCTGATGCCCGGCACCGAAGGCATAAACTTTTACGAGGCTGACCCCATCCTGGAGCAATTACTCCAGCGTCACCTCTCTTTCGAGGACTACGAGCGTGCCCAGCCACTGCTTCTGAGCATGGGAGCAGTGGCTTCCGAGCGCATGGATGAACTGGCAGCCATTGCCGACCGACACGGGCCGGTGCTGCGTCAGTACGACCGGCGTGGTCAGCGTATCGACGAAGTCACCTTTCACCCAGCCTATCATGAACTTGAACGCATTGCCTACCAGGATTTTGCCATTGCCGCCTGCACTCATCGCGAGGGCGCTCTGGGCTGGCCGGGGCATGTTCCTCAGCCCATTAAATTCGCCCTGGCCTATCTTGGCATGCAAGCCGAAGCGGGCGTCTTCTGTCCTGTTTCCATGACCGATGCCCTGGCCCGTGTTTTGGAGCGCTACGGCGATGAATTCCTCAAGCAGCGCTTTCTTCCTCATCTGACGGCCCTCAGCCTGGACCAGCTCCAGCAAGGGGCCATGTTCTTAACGGAGAAGCAGGGGGGCTCAGACGTCGGCCAGACTGCCACCATAGCCCGTCGGCACGAGATCAACGAGGGCAGCAGCCAGAACGAGGCCGAGTCGTGGCCCCAATGGCAGCTTTGGGGAGAGAAATGGTTTTGCTCCAACGTCTCCGCCGACCTGATTCTCACCCTGGCCCGTCCCAGCGGCGCCCCAGCCGGAACACGGGGTCTGGGCCTCTTCCTGGTACCCCGTCGTCTGCCCGATGGGAGGCGCAACGCCTACACCATTAACCGCTTAAAGGAGAAACTGGGCACCCGCTCACTAGCCACAGGCGAGGTAACCCTGGAGGGAGCGCTGGCCTATCAGGTTGGCGCTTTGGAACGTGGCTTCGTCCAGATGACCGAGATGATCAACCTGACACGTATCTGGGCAGCCATTGGTTCCCTGGCCGCCATGCGGCGCAGCCTGCTAGAGGCCACGGTGCACGCCCACGGACGCATCGTCTTCGGGCGCCGCCTCTGTGACCACCCTCTCATGCGACGCCAACTGGTCGATCTCCTCCTCGAAGTCGAAGGCTGTGCCGCGCTGGCCTTCGAAACGACGGCGGTTCTGGAACGAGTTGACCGCTACGGACGCGAGGAAGATCGCCGCCTGCTGCGCATCTTGACGCCTCTGTGCAAATACTATATCCCTAAGCGGGGTGAGTACGTTACCCTGGAAGCCCTGGAGATGCGGGGAGGCAACGGCTATGTTGAGGATTGGGTGAATCCCCGCCTGCTGCGCGATGCCATCGTTAACGCCATCTGGGAAGGAGCCAGCAACGTCATCGTCCTCGATGTCGCCCGGGCCATGAGCCGTGAGGGAAGCCACCAGCAGCTCTTCACCTGGCTAGAGGAGCGACTGCGTGCCCTTCAGGACCCTGAGCTGGCTGAGAGTGTTCACGATCTACAGACCAGCCTGCAGCACCTTGCCAGCCGCTTCGAGGCCCTGATGACCCTTGATCCTGACAGCGCCCAGCTCCCCCTACGTGGCCTGGTCGAGCGGCTGGCTCAAGTCACCATCGCCATGCTCTTGCTAGAGCAGGCCGCTACCAGCCGCAGGACCTCACAGCGAGGTGGCCCACGGCAGCGGCTGGTCGCCGAACTCTTTATGCGGCGTCATCTGCAGCCTCACCCCGACGGTTGGCAGGCGGACAACGATCGCCGACCGCTGGAGCAGTTTGAGGTCCTGATTCAGGGAGCCGTACGCTTCCGGCAGGGAACCTAA
- a CDS encoding cupredoxin domain-containing protein, with translation MEQKPLRLLWLVLTALALVSLLLVACTRPGTTSSTAANANSSGSSSAASSASGGNTVKMDAANFEVSSITIKKGESITLVNTVAVPHIIQNGSWVNGTAKPGIEAGAPKIDVQFSGNDTKQIGPFTTAGTFKLYCTIHQGMNLTVIVK, from the coding sequence ATGGAGCAGAAACCTCTACGCTTGCTGTGGCTGGTGTTGACGGCGCTGGCGCTGGTGAGCCTGCTGCTGGTGGCCTGTACGCGGCCTGGAACGACCAGCTCGACTGCGGCCAATGCAAACAGCAGCGGTAGTTCTTCGGCGGCGAGCAGTGCCAGTGGGGGGAACACGGTGAAGATGGATGCCGCGAACTTCGAGGTCTCCTCTATCACCATTAAAAAGGGCGAATCGATTACGCTTGTCAATACTGTCGCTGTACCACACATTATTCAGAACGGCTCATGGGTCAACGGGACTGCCAAGCCTGGAATCGAGGCCGGTGCTCCCAAGATCGATGTGCAGTTCAGCGGCAACGATACCAAGCAAATTGGCCCTTTCACCACCGCTGGTACATTTAAGCTCTACTGTACGATCCACCAGGGGATGAACTTGACGGTGATCGTCAAGTAG
- the lepA gene encoding translation elongation factor 4, producing MTDQAHIRNFCIIAHIDHGKSTLADRLLEYTGTISSREMTEQVLDQMELERERGITIKAQAVRMLYTARNGEQYELNLIDTPGHVDFTYEVSRSLAACEGALLVIDATQGIEAQTLANLYLALEADLTIIPVINKIDLPSADPERVRQEVEEVIGLPASECLLASAKEGIGVAEILEAIVERVPPPHGNLGRPLRALVFDSHYDSYKGVIAYVRIVDGSVRVGDRIALMATGSVTEVIEAGYFQPRMVSTQLLSAGEVGYLATGFKNVKDCRVGDTATVPEALGEIEPLPGYKPAKPMVFAGFYPVDSDDYPLLREALERLQLNDASLSFEPETSAALGFGFRCGFLGLLHMEIIQERLEREYGLRILATAPNVEYYVTKRGGDIVKVDNPSAFPPPGEIEKIEEPWVELSIFSPARYIGPIMELVTARRGVFKEMKYIEADRVLLTYSMPLAELIVDFHDQLKSRTQGYASLDYSFAGYREADLVKLDILVNGQPVDALSIIVHRSEAYRRGRALVEKLHKLIPRQLFEVPIQAAIGSRVIARETIKALRKDVLAKCYGGDVTRKRKLLEKQKEGKKRMKMVGSVEIPQEAFMAVLSLKEDGE from the coding sequence ATGACGGATCAAGCCCATATTCGTAACTTCTGCATCATTGCGCACATTGATCATGGCAAATCGACCCTGGCCGACCGTCTTCTGGAATACACCGGTACCATTTCCAGCCGCGAGATGACCGAGCAAGTGCTCGACCAGATGGAGCTAGAGCGGGAGCGGGGCATTACCATCAAAGCTCAGGCCGTACGCATGCTCTATACAGCGCGCAATGGTGAGCAGTACGAGCTGAACCTGATCGATACACCAGGACACGTTGACTTCACCTACGAGGTTTCGCGCAGCCTGGCCGCCTGTGAGGGGGCCTTACTCGTCATTGATGCCACGCAGGGAATCGAAGCCCAGACCCTGGCCAATCTCTATCTCGCCCTGGAGGCGGACCTCACCATTATCCCGGTCATTAACAAGATCGATCTTCCGAGTGCTGATCCTGAGCGGGTGCGTCAGGAGGTCGAAGAGGTCATCGGCCTGCCTGCCAGCGAGTGCCTCCTGGCTTCAGCGAAGGAAGGGATCGGCGTTGCCGAGATTCTGGAGGCTATTGTCGAGCGTGTTCCGCCGCCGCATGGCAACCTTGGGCGTCCCTTACGGGCGCTGGTCTTCGACTCGCACTATGATAGCTACAAAGGGGTCATCGCCTACGTTCGCATCGTAGATGGAAGTGTGCGCGTTGGTGATCGCATTGCTCTGATGGCCACCGGCAGCGTTACTGAAGTCATTGAAGCTGGCTACTTTCAGCCGCGCATGGTCTCAACCCAGCTGCTCAGTGCCGGTGAGGTTGGCTATCTGGCCACGGGCTTCAAAAACGTCAAAGATTGTCGAGTTGGCGACACGGCTACCGTGCCCGAGGCCCTGGGCGAGATTGAGCCGCTACCGGGTTACAAACCGGCCAAGCCGATGGTTTTCGCCGGCTTTTACCCGGTGGATAGCGATGACTACCCGCTGCTGCGCGAGGCCCTGGAGCGGTTGCAGCTCAATGATGCTTCGCTCTCCTTCGAGCCAGAGACCTCGGCGGCTCTCGGCTTTGGTTTTCGCTGTGGGTTCCTGGGTCTGCTCCATATGGAGATCATCCAGGAGCGGCTGGAGCGCGAGTATGGCTTGCGTATTCTGGCTACGGCGCCCAATGTGGAATATTATGTCACGAAGCGTGGCGGAGACATCGTCAAGGTGGATAACCCCTCGGCCTTTCCCCCGCCTGGCGAGATCGAGAAGATTGAGGAGCCGTGGGTGGAGCTGTCAATTTTCTCACCGGCCCGCTATATCGGCCCGATTATGGAGCTGGTCACTGCCCGGCGTGGCGTCTTCAAGGAGATGAAATACATTGAGGCCGATCGTGTCCTGCTGACATACAGCATGCCCCTGGCCGAGTTGATCGTGGACTTCCACGATCAGCTCAAGTCGCGGACGCAGGGCTATGCCTCTCTGGACTACAGCTTTGCCGGCTACCGCGAGGCTGATCTGGTAAAGTTGGACATTTTGGTGAACGGACAGCCAGTCGACGCGCTCTCCATCATTGTCCATCGCAGTGAAGCTTATCGCCGGGGGCGTGCACTGGTCGAGAAACTCCACAAACTGATCCCCCGTCAGCTCTTCGAGGTGCCAATCCAGGCGGCTATTGGTTCGCGCGTCATCGCGCGTGAGACCATCAAGGCTCTGCGCAAGGATGTCCTGGCCAAGTGCTACGGAGGCGATGTCACACGCAAGAGGAAGCTGTTGGAGAAGCAGAAGGAGGGTAAGAAGCGTATGAAGATGGTAGGCAGTGTTGAGATTCCCCAGGAAGCCTTCATGGCGGTGCTCTCGCTGAAAGAGGACGGGGAGTAG
- the mnmA gene encoding tRNA 2-thiouridine(34) synthase MnmA, producing MARIVVAMSGGVDSSVAAALLKEQGHEVIGIMLRLWAEPGNEEDDGVERVVQNKCCSLEAVDDARRVARLLDIPFYLMNVEQEFKDQVVDYFYREYVAGHTPNPCLVCNRFIRFTVLLRRALALEADYLATGHYARVERDPLTGKYRLLRAVDRQKDQSYVLHVLNQEQLAHACFPLGAYTKEQVRAMAAERGLPVASKPESQEICFVARDDYRGFIQRYAVSEVAAEVAVAGGQRSSFLPVPRPGPIYDREGNLLGQHRGLAFYTIGQRRGLGVTSSRPLHVLKIDTERNALIVGPAEALERTSFTVHSMHYISGDVPTEPFEAAVRIRYKASEQRAWVRPLEGRRALVTLEQPVRAVTPGQGAVFYGGADGDEVLCGGIIEA from the coding sequence CGTGGATAGCTCAGTGGCGGCTGCCCTTCTCAAGGAACAGGGGCATGAGGTCATCGGCATCATGCTGCGCCTCTGGGCCGAGCCTGGCAATGAGGAGGATGACGGCGTTGAGCGCGTGGTGCAGAACAAGTGTTGCTCGCTAGAGGCGGTTGACGATGCCCGGCGCGTTGCTCGCCTACTTGACATTCCCTTCTATCTGATGAATGTCGAGCAGGAATTTAAGGATCAGGTCGTCGACTACTTTTATCGCGAGTATGTAGCTGGCCACACCCCTAATCCCTGTCTGGTCTGCAATCGCTTTATTCGTTTCACCGTGCTCTTGAGGCGAGCGCTGGCACTAGAGGCAGACTATCTGGCCACTGGCCATTATGCACGAGTTGAGCGTGATCCCCTGACGGGGAAGTATCGCTTGTTAAGAGCGGTTGATCGGCAGAAGGATCAGTCCTATGTACTGCATGTCCTGAACCAGGAACAGCTTGCGCACGCCTGTTTTCCCCTGGGGGCCTACACCAAGGAGCAGGTGAGGGCGATGGCGGCGGAGCGCGGTCTGCCTGTGGCCAGCAAGCCAGAAAGCCAGGAAATCTGCTTTGTGGCGCGCGACGACTACCGGGGCTTTATCCAGCGCTATGCGGTCAGCGAGGTTGCCGCTGAGGTTGCCGTAGCCGGAGGTCAGCGCAGCAGTTTCCTGCCGGTTCCGCGTCCTGGTCCGATCTATGACCGTGAAGGCAATCTCCTCGGGCAGCATCGGGGTCTGGCCTTTTACACCATTGGGCAGCGGCGTGGTCTGGGAGTGACCTCATCTCGTCCGCTCCATGTGCTCAAGATTGACACTGAGCGCAATGCCCTGATTGTTGGCCCGGCAGAGGCTCTGGAGCGTACCAGTTTTACTGTTCACTCCATGCACTATATCAGCGGCGACGTACCAACGGAACCATTTGAAGCAGCGGTCCGCATCCGTTACAAGGCCAGCGAGCAGCGAGCGTGGGTGAGGCCGCTAGAGGGCCGGCGCGCCCTTGTCACACTGGAGCAGCCGGTGCGGGCTGTCACGCCAGGACAGGGCGCAGTCTTCTACGGCGGCGCTGATGGCGATGAAGTGTTGTGCGGAGGCATCATTGAAGCATGA